In Anaerolineales bacterium, one DNA window encodes the following:
- a CDS encoding type II toxin-antitoxin system VapC family toxin: protein MNNSSALCIDASVVTRLVTSDATTDLWESWMTDEVKIVAPSLLFYEVTNGLYRYYKAGIYPPEAVETTLRAALALPIELVTVSDLHPRAKEIAMRYNLPATYDAHYLALAEWMEIDLWTADMRLVNSLKPFKVKWVKGIE from the coding sequence ATGAACAACTCCTCAGCGCTTTGCATTGATGCGAGTGTCGTCACAAGGCTTGTCACTTCGGACGCAACTACCGATCTTTGGGAAAGTTGGATGACAGATGAAGTAAAAATCGTTGCGCCATCATTGTTATTTTACGAAGTAACCAATGGGCTGTATCGATATTACAAGGCGGGGATTTACCCACCCGAGGCTGTTGAAACGACGTTAAGAGCGGCTCTTGCGCTTCCCATTGAACTGGTCACTGTTTCTGATTTGCATCCACGTGCCAAGGAAATTGCCATGCGGTACAACCTCCCTGCTACGTATGATGCCCACTACCTGGCTTTGGCAGAGTGGATGGAAATCGATTTATGGACAGCAGATATGAGGCTGGTCAATTCGCTGAAACCTTTCAAGGTGAAATGGGTCAAAGGGATTGAGTAA
- a CDS encoding type II toxin-antitoxin system HicB family antitoxin, which yields MNFTVEYEQEEDGRWLAEVKELPGVMVYGKDPDDAVARAQALALRVVADRLENGEAVPALMFSFSMA from the coding sequence ATGAATTTTACTGTTGAATATGAACAGGAAGAAGATGGCCGCTGGCTGGCTGAGGTCAAGGAATTGCCAGGGGTGATGGTCTATGGCAAAGACCCTGATGATGCGGTGGCGCGCGCTCAAGCATTGGCATTGCGTGTGGTCGCAGATCGCCTTGAAAACGGGGAGGCCGTCCCTGCATTGATGTTCTCCTTCTCGATGGCATGA
- a CDS encoding type II toxin-antitoxin system HicA family toxin, which yields MSGWKSIKAKRLLAALERIGWRVKRQAGSHKILERAGWADVVFAFHDKEEIGPQMLARMAKVTGLKPEDLQ from the coding sequence ATGAGCGGCTGGAAAAGTATCAAAGCGAAACGTCTGCTTGCGGCATTGGAGAGAATCGGCTGGCGGGTCAAACGGCAGGCAGGCTCGCATAAAATATTGGAACGCGCTGGTTGGGCGGATGTTGTTTTCGCGTTTCACGACAAGGAAGAAATCGGCCCCCAAATGCTGGCGCGCATGGCCAAGGTCACTGGGTTAAAGCCCGAGGACTTGCAATAA
- a CDS encoding OsmC family protein — MAAKQVHLQWDPVEQFILQDNDGYQIIMKKPMGVSPADLLPMALIGCTSHDVVEILKKQRQEVQQLKVTAEAVQDEDPPWRFRKIHVLYRAVGRGIELEKLKKAIEISEEKYCAVYATLKDAVEITHEVEVTEA; from the coding sequence ATGGCAGCCAAACAGGTTCATCTACAGTGGGACCCCGTGGAACAGTTCATCCTTCAGGATAACGACGGGTACCAGATCATCATGAAGAAGCCGATGGGGGTCAGCCCCGCGGACTTATTGCCGATGGCGTTGATCGGTTGCACGTCGCATGACGTGGTGGAAATTCTTAAGAAACAGCGCCAGGAAGTGCAGCAGCTCAAGGTCACGGCGGAGGCGGTGCAGGACGAAGACCCGCCCTGGCGGTTTCGCAAAATCCACGTCCTGTATCGGGCGGTCGGCAGGGGCATTGAGTTGGAGAAATTAAAGAAGGCGATCGAGATCAGCGAGGAGAAGTATTGCGCGGTGTACGCCACGTTGAAGGATGCGGTCGAGATCACACATGAGGTCGAGGTGACGGAGGCGTGA